TCactgtttatgttcttggtCTGCCATCATGATCTGGGGTTTTGGGTTCATGGTCATGTTTAAGTTCTGTGTCTCTTGGTTTCTGCTTGCTGGTTTACCTGGTCTGATTGCTCATTCACTCCACCTGTTCCTAATTACTCCCTCActgtatttataccccttggtGTTCAGTTTTCTTggtcagatccttgtggtttATCCTCTGTTGTGTGtggttcctgtttttttttggattaaATCATTTGTTCCTGCATTCcctctgcctcctgcctctggGTTCTGCATTTTGGGTCCTCGCATCAGCCACACCGTAACACAAGGATCTGACCAACCATGGACCCAGCAGACTGTAATCTGGAGCTGGACCTGGTGGTCCTCCTTTCTTCTGAGGACTTCATGGCAGCGCATAAGGTAGTCAAAGCCTTAATCAACATTCTCCCAGAGAACACTGGGCCCTGGGAGAGATTGCGTGTGGCTAAAGAGTTTATCAAACTGCTTTGTACAAAACCTATACTTCTGGCTCCTCCGGGTGTTGCTGAGCTGCTGGAAGAGGCTCAGGTGGAATGCAGCCCTGCTCTGCCAGATATCCAATTCCTGTCTTCACAGCCAATGTCTCTAGTGCTGCCTCCAGCTCCAAGGCCAAGGCTCCAGCAGGCTCTTTAGCGTCACATGCCGGCGCCCTGGTCATCTCCAGCGTTTCAGCGTTCCACTCCGGCGCACGGGTCCACACTTTCTCCCGAGGGGGTCCCGGGTAGAGACGCTTCTCCTCAgcctctggttcctgtctccaAAGGGGTCTTCGAAGGGGTCCCGGGTCAGGACGCTAGTCCTATgcctctggttcctgtctccaAGGGGGTCCCGGAAAGGGAcattcctcctctgtctctagcTCCTGTCTCCAAGGGGGTCTAGGAAAGGGatgctcctcctctgcctctggcTCCTGTTTCCAAGGGGCTCCCAGAAAGGGATGCTCCTGCTCCTGAAGGGGTCCAGGGTCAGGACGCTCCTCCTCCgcctctggttcctgtctctGAGGGGGTTCCGGGCTGGGACGCTCTTCCTCCGCCTTTGGCTCCTGTCTCCAAGGGGGTCCCAAAAAGGGATGCTCTTCTCCgcctctggttcctgtctccgagggggtcCCGAGTTGGGATGCGCCTCCTTtgcctctggttctggttcctaATCACTCTTTCCATCGTTACAACACTGTTACTGATGATAGAAACGTTACTATAATTCAGCATACTGAAGCTGTCTTCATCTGACCAGGGATTTTACAGAGAGAAACAATCACATAGCCCAAGTCATGATGATTAATTGatgaagagttaaaaaaaaaaaaaaaaaagtcagtgtgCATAGTCAAACACACGaacacattctcacacacaaatAACCAAGATATGCAGCAACGGtgagtccagagaaaacaaagagttTTAGTCTGGAATCACAGACATCACTTCTCCCTCACAGAGatcaaagaaaagaacattaaTGTTCATTATGACCAGAAACAAAGAGTTTCTTCATGGCGGCTGTAAGCAGTGAGAATCATGTGAAATTCTTGTGAGGAGGAGACGGAGCCACAACATCCAAGCACCCTGAGATTACTGTCaatgatttttttgttaataatttattcCATAAGGTTCCATTTCATGCCTCAGTCTGATCTAATCTAATATTCAATTTTATTATGAACAGATGAACATGCAGATTAATTTGATGTTCCATTAAAGGgaacatatttaaacaaaaagtaacAGAATAATTGCTTtcctgaataatttttttttttttttgaatacTGTAACTGTTGGTAACTCAGTTAATATTTGGTAAAAGTAACTAGTAGCTAAAattgattactttttttttcaaagtaatGTAAGAAAAGTATGTAATGTGCCCAACAGCGGTATTTATtaaatttcatttattcattttctaatattagtcatattttattctttagtgCAAAGATGTCCTACAAAGAAAGATGCATTCAGCAAAAAAGAGTTGTGTGAGGCAGACAGATAAGTTTTTTAAAAGGTATCAGCAACACTTACACAAAAACAAGAGGGTGAATCTTACTGTATGTGGTCAGCCACAGTGAGACACTTCGTAGAAGAGTTAGCAGGTTTTGCATCTTGTCATCATCTCCATATCTGTCTtctgcgttgagcataaatggccTTTACAGTACATATGTATGTCATACAGTTTCATGAATAATTAGCACTTTGAAAACAGTTTCAGACATTAAAAAACCTACAGCAACAACAAAGGATGTTTAACTTTTGCTTATCAAATCAAAAGCAGAGCAACTTTATACTGAAAAGGAACTGAGAGCACATTTCCCTTTGATCTATGTTCCAACAGCAAAATGTCAGGCTAAATGACACATTATGAGAAGTTCTGATTAACGTCACATCTGTCTCTTAAATTCCATCTTTTCTACACCTGAGAGGTCTTGATGGCAGAATATGTGCTGAAGTCTGATCTCTGGGTCCTCGTCCTCATGGATCTGTGTGATGCCTGATGGACTTCCAGAGCAGCGTAACACACGTCTTCATCCTAAGATTTGACATGTGTGGTTGAGAATGTGACTGGGCAACAAgccaataaataaacacaaagctcaatgggcctcattcaccaacagtTCTTAggaacaaatttgctcttaaAGGCAAATTTAAACCGGGTGTGTGTACGCCACGTTATGGCTGTGCCGCACTCGctgaaacatgtaaacattatgtCATTAATTGGTCAGGgagtctcagtgttttttttcatcatggacaacaagatgtttatcctggaagtgaagaatcacaagattctccaattcACCTGTTATTTCGTGATCTCACGGGCGCTCTGCACCTGACATGCTCCCAGTGTGAATTGATCAGCACTGCACGCGTCGCACACTGTAGAAATTGGGGATAAGTCttatgaccttttttttttttaactaaaactatGGCATTCACAAAAATCTTTGTATTCAAGATTAGTCTTATGAAAGAACAAATTATACACTATATTTGAGAACTGACATGTCTGAACAAAATCAATGTTTGTTTCTATTGTTTGactaaaattaatcaaaaattaaatgacagtaacatgtttcagtctttttaatagctttttggaaatttaaaaaagtatttgttaTTCAAAAATAGATTGCACGATATTGTGGATTGTGCCGTGAACATAACCTACTACATAAATTAGTCATTTGTCATTCAACAAACAACACGTTGTAGTCATGGggatttcattttaattctgtTCCTGGTCTAACACCATGGGTGCACAGTAGGCATGCGCTTCCAACAAGGGGTCAGTGGgacatattttttaataataaaaatttactaCAACAGTAgctttatataataataattactttaATCAATAATAGTCAATAATTGAGGATGTGTGCTGACTCTTgattaataacaccactgaccatCTAATATTGTTACTGACTGACTGTCTGCAAATAGCCCTTCAGTCTCATCCccttttatgggcattttcAGATATTTACCAGCAAGTTACTGACAATTTGCAAGAGATGGGGGACTACCAATCTAACAAGAAACATAGAAGAAAACATTTGTGAAACTGATGGAGagttttcttaaataaatgaatgaacgaattttgaatgaacaaaagaatgaaagagaaactgtatgcaaaaaagaaaaaagaataataataattatattaatcaAATCATAATATAAAGACGtttttaagaagatttgtaaGAAGACAGTGGTGAATGAGATCCAACGTCAGTAGATGAGTAGAAATATGAAccaaaaaaacattagaaaaatcCATACAAATAGCAACATATAAATCTGCTTTCATTGATCACCTGTGTTGCTTCTCTTGGACTTTTTGTATTGCTTATCTTTAAATCCTTGTGGGGTGTATTTACTGCTGAAACAAGATCATAAATGTCAAATGTCAGTCATATTTCAGAAATCAAgcttgaagataaaaaaaaacaacagtaaatacCTGTTTTCTGCAAAAGCAGACACACCAAAAGAGAGGAGAAGCAAGCGGACAGGACAGAAACGGCTGGACACCAAATGTAGAACAGCTTCCAGCAAACATCACAGCCCTGCTGAGTCTGGTTGAAGTCAGGAAGAGGTTCATGGGAATCTGGatcaaacacaacattttacttttttcctctGAGGTTTTGagttttaattctttttctttaacctaACCCATAATGAGCGATATTCCTGCTGAAAgatgtttatattgtttttatcaaaGAAGCTGAGCTGACcacctgtttatttttttatttttatttttttgtacagGTAAAAAGTTTCTTACAAACGGATTTTTTATTGGTGGTAAAAAAGATCTATTTGAATAAGGTCTATTGATAGCTATTGTTTAATAGATTTAGATAATTTTCTCAGCAGTAGTAGTTTTTGCACATGATTTAATAGtgactttgtttcacatttaCTAATATTAAGGTCAAGttattttacaaattaattttgaagaacacataaaatatcGTTAACATATATGACGAAAGTACTTACCGATTCTGAGCCTTGTGATGTTTCCATATGTGTAAGTATATGTGCTACCCATTTGTTCATTCTTATCCTCCAcctttcttatttcttttccaCAGTAGTAGAGGCCCTCATCAGtttcagtgacatttattatcatCAGGTCATAGGACTCTGAGGTACTGTTGTTCACTAGTTCAAACTGAAGAGGATTCAGAAGTTCACTGGTGTGCTTTTTCCTAGTAATCTCTAACACTTTGAGAACAAGAGTAGGTTGGTTCTCATGAGAACAGTTCCTGAACCACACTATGTATACTCCAGTCGACGTTTTACAGTCACAATAGAGGGTGATGTTCTCTCCAGGTCTGACTCTCACCTCAGACAATGTCCAGTTATAACTGCTGGATATAAAACCTGGAATACAGATAGAACAAAATATAATGAAAGATTGATCAGACTGATGCTTGATCAATCATCATTTAAACTTTAAGTTAAAGAaaattcaataataaaaaaaaaaaacttaaaggaaaactgaaaaaaaccttaagaaatttaaaattacCCAGAAGAAGCAGCAGAACAATAGTTGGTCCCTCCATGAGTGCTGGTGACATGGAGCTGAAATGCAACTTCACACATTTTACTGCCGGATGCTGATGACAGAGAATTTTCCATTCAAGGAAATGAAGCTGTTGATTTGCAGGttaaatggaacattttcttcTGTGGTTGTTTCTCATTGAACATTGAGTTACTTTCTATAttgacataaaaatgaaataagattTATTTGGAGAAAACCAGATGAAACAACAGCAATGATGATTTTGACCTGATCGAAGCCACAACTTATGAACATACAGAGGAATCACAAAGGTTTCACCTTTCAGCAAAGTAACTTTATGTATTATAACTGTATATGGAAAATGTTATGTGTACAATATCACAGTTAAATACTGTACTCTACTTTAGATGCATTAACTCTAAAGCTTTAATGCATCAAAATACTAATTTATCATCATAAAAATTTAGTGATTGGAGTCATTTGAAAATACTATGCTCAGGTGAAAATTAAAAACCACGTTGGTTTCATATCCATCACATACAAATAATTGTGAAGTAATCATTTGATGTGAGTTTTATGTGGAACTTCTTGGTGGACATTAAATTGGTACTGAATTGCACCAGGGGTAAATtaagctgcagctctgcagagtGAAACAAATATGCTTTgtcaaaattaaatgtttaattttacataTTGTACATAAATTTGCAAAACTTTTCTTAGGCTTAAAAGTATGCATaagtaggcctgtcacgataagcCATAAGTCAGTTAATTGcatggtaagaaaaaatgagtgcAATGAGTTTGCCGGCTGCgatcactttcttttttttttttttctaccttacATTAgaatagactgtgtatgacagtAGGTTTTACTATGGAGTATCTCGACTAATCCAGAGTGCGGAGTGTATAATGAAAACTCTGGGAGTGGATGTATCCTTTAGCTAGCCGCTTACTTTATTATCTGGTGGAACCCTCGCCAACACATACAAGCTGTGCATCCGGTAGGATGCATCATGGGAACTGTAGTCGTCCTGCTACACCTCTTCCTTTTTGCTTGAAACATATACTCtactatttcttttctttgaactGTAACTATAACATACATACAACCCGGAACCCAAAACATCTTCATACCTTTCACATCTCCcttatcatcttttttttttctctaacagAACTTTTCTAAACAGTCATAACGCCTTCTCCTTTATCAGCAATATCATAAGTCCATTCTGTCTGGTGGTCTAGTCATTCAACCAGACCTGGTAACTGTCTCTGTAGGCCGAAGATGGCTCCTGTTTCTTCTCAAAACCCCATTATCCGTCTCGACCAGGTAGGATGTTGAAGTACCTGCAGGTGCAACAACTGCTCCATCTGTTCTGTCGGTAGTAATCCACACTTTCTGTCCCGATGTCAGTTGTGGGAGATTTCAGGCACGGTGTCTCCGGTTGTAGTATTGTCCTTGCTGACGTCGTCCTTCCCCGTCCTTCTTCCGGAACTCTTATAGATCTGGCCACgttgttttcagtttggatgTTGGTTGTGGTAGAGACGGTTCCTTCCCATCAGTAACTGCGCTGGCGAGAATCCATGCTCCAGTGGAGTGGCTCTGTATGCCAGCAATGCTCTGCTGTGATCGTCGTCTTTTTTCCACAGTTCTTTTATCGTACAAACCACACATTCACCTTTCCCGTTGGCTTGTGGGTAACGTAGCCTGCTCGTGACATGAAAGAACTGAAAGTCTTTTGCGTATCGTTGGAACAACTCTGATGCAAACTGCGGTCCATTATCTGATACCACAGTTTAAGGAAGTCCATGTCTCGCGAAGACCTCTTTGACAGCTTTGATCACAGTTtcagctgttttgtgtttgagttCTGCTATCTCGATGTATCTGGAGAAATAGTCTATGATCAAGAGATGTTGTTTTCTCGACCACTCCACACCAAGTCTATTCCGATTTTCTGCCATGGTCGTTCTGGAACTGGTGAGGTCAACAAGGGTTCAGAGTTCTGTGGAAAGTTGGCATTGTTTTACCATTTGTCTTATCTGTGTGCTGATGCCCGGCCACCAGACAGACTCCTTGGCTCTGGCTCTGCACTTTGAGATCCCTTGATGTCCTTCGTGTAGACACTTTAAAATATCTGCTCTCATGAGGAGTGGTATCACCAGTCTGTCTCCCCTCATGAGCAGATTATGAGCAATGTGAAGATCTGGTCTGTGTTGCAAGTAAGATTTTATATTAGAGTCCAGCCTGCATTTCTCTGGCCAGCCTCCACAACAAGTTCCCtaatttttttacacacattgtCCTCTTTTTGTGCCATTCTTATTTTCCCCAGCCTTTTCTCTGTAGCTGGGAGGCAAGTAACAACAGTCTATAAAAATTTTCCAGCTGAAGATATTCTGCCGAGGGTGGGTCCTCCAGTGGGGCTCTGGAGAGAGCAAGAGCATCAGCTGTGACGAGGTTTTTTCCTGGAACATGAACAATGTTGAATAAGAAGCGCAGCAGCTTCAGACGAAACCTCAGGATCCATGGTGGAAGATCATCCAAGCCTCTCGTGCTT
The Melanotaenia boesemani isolate fMelBoe1 chromosome 4, fMelBoe1.pri, whole genome shotgun sequence genome window above contains:
- the LOC121638959 gene encoding uncharacterized protein LOC121638959 isoform X2, with product MEGPTIVLLLLLGFISSSYNWTLSEVRVRPGENITLYCDCKTSTGVYIVWFRNCSHENQPTLVLKVLEITRKKHTSELLNPLQFELVNNSTSESYDLMIINVTETDEGLYYCGKEIRKVEDKNEQMGSTYTYTYGNITRLRIDSHEPLPDFNQTQQGCDVCWKLFYIWCPAVSVLSACFSSLLVCLLLQKTVNTPHKDLKISNTKSPREATQDEDVCYAALEVHQASHRSMRTRTQRSDFSTYSAIKTSQV
- the LOC121638959 gene encoding uncharacterized protein LOC121638959 isoform X1 translates to MEGPTIVLLLLLGFISSSYNWTLSEVRVRPGENITLYCDCKTSTGVYIVWFRNCSHENQPTLVLKVLEITRKKHTSELLNPLQFELVNNSTSESYDLMIINVTETDEGLYYCGKEIRKVEDKNEQMGSTYTYTYGNITRLRIDSHEPLPDFNQTQQGCDVCWKLFYIWCPAVSVLSACFSSLLVCLLLQKTAVNTPHKDLKISNTKSPREATQDEDVCYAALEVHQASHRSMRTRTQRSDFSTYSAIKTSQV